The Paraburkholderia hospita DNA segment AATCGCCGCGCTGAACCCGAAGGTCAAGCTGCCGGATACCGACATCGCCGTGGTCCGCCGCGCTGACGGCTCGGGCACGAGCTTCATCTGGACGAACTACCTGTCGAAGGTCAACCCCGAGTGGAAGTCGAAGATCGGTGAAGGTTCGACGGTCAACTGGCCGACGGGCACGGGCGGCAAGGGCAACGACGGCGTCGCGGCATTCGTGCAGCGTCTGCCGGGCGCGATCGGCTATGTGGAGTGGGCATACGCGAAGCAAAACCACATGACCTACGTCGACCTGAAGAACTCGGCAGGCACGGTGGTCGAGCCGAAGACGGAAACGTTCAAGGCAGCGGCAGCCGGCGCTGACTGGTCGAAGTCGTTCTACCAGATCCTGACGAACGAGCCGGGCAAGAACGCATGGCCGATCGTCGGCGCGACGTTCGTGCTGCTGCACACGACGCAGGAAAAGGGCCCGCAAGGCGCGGAAACGCTGAAGTTCTTCGACTGGGCATTCAAGAACGGCAGCCAGGCTGCGAACGATCTGGACTACATCACGCTGCCGGAATCGGTCGTGTCGGAAATCAAGACGCAGTGGAAGGCAAAGGTCAAGGACGCATCGGGCAAGGCGCTCGCCGAGTAATCCTCGACTTGCAGCAACAGCAGGCAACAGCAGCAAGCACCGCGCGCATGATATCTGGATGATGCGCGCGGCCGGCCGCCCGGCTTCGATGAAGCCCGGCGGCCATCGTTCTGGCCGTCTGGCATACGCCATGCGGCAACCGGAAACAGGTTTATCAGCTCCCATGTCCGACCTCCCTCTCACTTCTGACGGCGCCCGGTCGACTCCGCCCGGTAGTACGACGCAGAAAGCGCCCAGCCGCGCGGGCGACGTCATTTTCGGCGGCATTTCGCGGCTTTCCGCCATCGTCACGCTACTGCTGCTCGGCGGCATTATCGTGTCGTTGCTCGTCGCCTCGTTGCCGACGATCCAGAAATTCGGCCTCGCCTTCCTGTGGACGGCCGACTGGGATCCACCTTCCGAGCAGTTTGGCGCGCTGGTGCCCATCTACGGCACGATTGCGACGTCGATCATTGCACTCATCATCGCGGTGCCCGTGAGCTTCGGCATCGCGCTCTTTCTGACCGAACTATCGCCCGCCTGGCTGCGCCGGCCGCTCGGCATCGCGATCGAGCTGCTCGCCGCGATTCCGTCGATCGTCTACGGCATGTGGGGCCTGCTCGTGTTCGCGCCGATCTTCGCTGAGTATTTCGAAAAGCCGCTCGGCAAGCTGCTTGGCGGCATGCCGATCATCGGCGCGCTGTTCAAGGGTGCGCCCATCGGTATCGGCATTCTGTGCGCGGGCGTGATTCTCGCGATCATGATCATTCCGTACATCGCCTCCGTGATGCGCGACGTGTTCGAAGTTACGCCCGTGCTGCTGAAGGAATCGGCATACGGCATCGGCTGCACGACCTGGGAAGTGATGTGGAAGATCGTGCTTCCTTTCACGAAGACGGGTGTGATCGGCGGCGTGATGCTTGGCCTCGGCCGCGCGCTCGGCGAGACGATGGCCGTCACGTTTGTGATCGGCAATACGAATCTGCTCGACAACGTGTCGCTGTTCTCGCCGGGTAACAGCATCACGTCGGCGCTCGCGAACGAGTTCGCGGAAGCCGCGCCCGGCCTGCATACGGCCGCGTTGATGGAACTCGGCCTGATCCTTTTTGTGATTACCTTTATCGTGCTGGCGATTTCGAAGATCATGCTGCTTCGCCTCGAGAAAGGGGAGGGCGCGAAATGAGCCAGTCCTCGTTGAACATGCCGGGCAGCAACGACAGCGTCGCGCTCGAAGCGATGCGCACCCGGCTGCAAAAGCGCCGGAAAGTCACCAATGCGATCGCGCTGACGATGTCGCTCGCGGCAATGGCATTCGGCCTCCTGTGGCTCGTGTGGATCCTCTACACGACGCTGCGCCTTGGCATCGGTGGCCTGTCCATCGAACTGTTCACGCAGTCGACGCCGCCACCGAACACGGACGGCGGCGGCCTCGCGAACGCGATCGTCGGCAGCCTGATGCTGGTCGTGATTGCCACGTTCGTCGGCACGCCGATCGGCATCATGGCGGGTGTGTATCTCGCCGAGTACGGCCAGAAGGGCTGGCTCGCGAGCATCACGCGCTTCATCAACGACATTCTGCTGTCGGCGCCGTCGATCGTCGTCGGTCTGTTCGTGTATGCGCTCGTGGTTGCCAAGATGGGCCACTTCAGCGGCTGGGCAGGCGTGATCTCGCTGGCGCTGCTGCAGGTTCCCATCGTGATCCGCACCACGGAGAACATGCTGAAGCTCGTGCCGAACGCGCTGCGTGAAGCGGCTTTCGCGCTCGGCACGCCGAAGTGGAAGATGGTGCTGTCGATCACGCTGAAGGCGTCGGTGGCGGGTATCGTGACGGGCGTGTTGCTGGCCATCGCGCGTATCGCCGGTGAAACGGCACCGCTGCTCTTCACGGCGCTGTCCAATCAATTCTTCACGCTGGACATGAATCAACCGGTTGCGAACCTGCCGGTCACGATCTTCAAGTTCGCGATGAGCCCGTTTGCGCAGTGGCAATCGCTCGCGTGGGCTGGCGTCTTCCTGATCACGCTCGGAGTGTTGGGACTCAACATCCTCGCGCGTACGATCTTTTCGAACAAGT contains these protein-coding regions:
- the pstS gene encoding phosphate ABC transporter substrate-binding protein PstS, producing MKLMQTAFAGMAGALFAIAAQAADITGAGSTFAAPIYTKWADAYQKTGGGKVNYQGIGSSGGVKQIVAKTVDFAGSDAPLKDDELAKEGLFQFPTVVGGVVPVINVPGVKAGEITLSGEVLGDIYLGKVKKWNDPEIAALNPKVKLPDTDIAVVRRADGSGTSFIWTNYLSKVNPEWKSKIGEGSTVNWPTGTGGKGNDGVAAFVQRLPGAIGYVEWAYAKQNHMTYVDLKNSAGTVVEPKTETFKAAAAGADWSKSFYQILTNEPGKNAWPIVGATFVLLHTTQEKGPQGAETLKFFDWAFKNGSQAANDLDYITLPESVVSEIKTQWKAKVKDASGKALAE
- the pstC gene encoding phosphate ABC transporter permease PstC, whose protein sequence is MSDLPLTSDGARSTPPGSTTQKAPSRAGDVIFGGISRLSAIVTLLLLGGIIVSLLVASLPTIQKFGLAFLWTADWDPPSEQFGALVPIYGTIATSIIALIIAVPVSFGIALFLTELSPAWLRRPLGIAIELLAAIPSIVYGMWGLLVFAPIFAEYFEKPLGKLLGGMPIIGALFKGAPIGIGILCAGVILAIMIIPYIASVMRDVFEVTPVLLKESAYGIGCTTWEVMWKIVLPFTKTGVIGGVMLGLGRALGETMAVTFVIGNTNLLDNVSLFSPGNSITSALANEFAEAAPGLHTAALMELGLILFVITFIVLAISKIMLLRLEKGEGAK
- the pstA gene encoding phosphate ABC transporter permease PstA gives rise to the protein MSQSSLNMPGSNDSVALEAMRTRLQKRRKVTNAIALTMSLAAMAFGLLWLVWILYTTLRLGIGGLSIELFTQSTPPPNTDGGGLANAIVGSLMLVVIATFVGTPIGIMAGVYLAEYGQKGWLASITRFINDILLSAPSIVVGLFVYALVVAKMGHFSGWAGVISLALLQVPIVIRTTENMLKLVPNALREAAFALGTPKWKMVLSITLKASVAGIVTGVLLAIARIAGETAPLLFTALSNQFFTLDMNQPVANLPVTIFKFAMSPFAQWQSLAWAGVFLITLGVLGLNILARTIFSNK